The DNA sequence TCCGCCAGCGGGTTCGTTTGGTCCATGAACTGGGATAGCTGGCTGCCACCGAAGAACTCCTTCATGGCGGCCACGACGGGGCGAATGTTGATCAGCGCGCTCGGGGTCGCTTCCTCGGCGTCGGTGATCGTCATGCGCTCGCGCACTACGCGCTCCATCCGCAGGAGGCCGATGCGGAACTGGTTCTGGATCAGCTCGCCGACGGCGCGGACGCGCCGGTTGCCGAGGTGGTCGATCTCGTCTGTCTTCCCTTCCCCGTTGTTGAGGCGGATCAGTTCCTTGACGATGCCGATGATGTCTTCGACCGTCAGGACCCGGGAGAGGGCTTCGACCTGCCGCCGCTCGTCGTCCGAAAGGTCATCGAGCGACTTCCCGAACTTGTCGCGCGCCAGGCGGGACTTCGTGTCCAGGCCGAGGCGGCGGTCGATCTTGAAGCGCCCGACGCGGAGCAGGTCGTAACGCCGGGGGTTGAAGAAAAGGGAGTCGACCAGGTTGCGGGCGTTCTCCAGAGTCGGGGGGTCGCCGGGGCGCATACGCTTGTAGAAGTCCTCGAGCGCGCGGTTCCGGGTGCCCGTCTTGACCTCCGGCGACTCCTTGTCGATGGTCGTGGCGATGTAGCGGTGGTCCGGGTTGGTGTCGACGTCCTCGAACCAGGAGAGGATGCGCTCCGCCGTGCCAAGCTCCGAGTCACGCATGCCCTCGACCTTGTCGATCGCGCGCAGCAGCGTGGTCACCGGGATCTTGCGCTTGCGGTCGACCTTGACGGAGATGACGTCGCGGTTGGAAGTCTCGAACTCGAGCCAGGCGCCGCGGTTCGGGATGACCTTTGCGAAGGCGAGGTTGCGCCCGGAGGTCGGGTCCTTCTCGCGCGTGAAGTACACGCCCGGAGAGCGGACGAGCTGGGATACCACCACGCGCTCGGCGCCGTTGATGATGAAGGTGCCGGTGGGCGTCATGAGCGGGAAGTCGCCCATGAAGAGCTGCTGCTCCTTGACCTCTCCGGTCTCCTTCACCAGTAGCTCGACGGAGACGCGCAGGGGCACGGCGTAGGTGGCGTCGCGGTCGCGGCACTCGCGCTCGCTGTACTTCGGCTCGCCGAACTCGTAGTCGCCGAAGCGCAGCTCCATCTTGGAGCCGGTGAAGTCCTGGATGGGCGAGATCTCGTCGAAGAGCTCGCGCAGGCCTTCCTTGATGAACCAGTTGTAGGAATCGAGCTGAACCTTGATCAGGTTCGGCATGTCGAGGACTTGGGGGATCTTCGCGTAAGACTTCTCGGACGAAGGCAGGACCTCGCCGAGGCGAACAACATCCCGAGTCACAACCATAGTTTGGCCGCTCCTTGAATGGTGGCTGAACGCGTTACTGCTGAAGGACAGACTGAGCTAGAGAAAGACTCGCCTCTTCCCGCGCCAAATGGGCCTGATTGAAAAATGGGCAGCAAAGGGGAAGGTATCTAGCCAGGATGATGGTAGTATCGCAGTCCGGCGCCGGCGTGTCAACCTAAAACTCTACCACAGGCTGTCAATACGTGGCGCTGCCAAACGGCAGGTCGCCATGCAGCGGCCATTCCTCTTTGCCACACCCTCGGAAGGCACACAGGGCGCGTCGACACGGCGGCGCCGCCTCGTGCCATCGCGCAGGCAGCCCGTACGGCGGCCGAGCCCGCCTCCAGGCGCGGCCGGGGAGCCGCCAAGGGGACTCCAAAGGCGCCGCGAGGCTGACGGGCTGCGTTTACGTCGGTGAATGTGTAGAGCGGCCGCGGGGAAAGTCAAGCAGCAAACATTGACGTTCACGTCAAGGAATCCGTATACTCAAAACTGCCGAAACTGCTGAAAACTTACATCGCCGAAAGGAATACGCAGGAAATGAGACTCACAGACTCTCCCGAAGAGGCAGCCTGGCGTAAGACGGTCCGCGATTTCCTGGAGAAGGAGCTGCCTGAGGCCCTGCGACCCGACCGGAACCCGAACGCCTCCCCCTTTGCCGGAATGGGCGGCGAGGGAGCCGGCCCAGAAGTGCGCGGCCGGCCGGAAGCGCGCGCCGGTGGCGCCGGTTTCCAGCTCGCCGCCGGGCCGTTGGGCGAGTGGCGCCAGAAGCTGGCGGCCCGGGGCTGGATCGCCCCGGCCTGGCCCAAGGAGTACGGTGGCGCCGGCCTGACCACGATGGAGCAGTTCATCCTCAATGAGGAGTTCGCGGAAATGCGCGCTCCCCAGCTCGGCGGCATGGGCGTGTCCATGGCCGGGCCAACGATCATCGTCCACGGCACCGAGGAACAGAAGGCGGAGCACCTCCCGAAGATCCTGCGCGGCGAGACCCAGTGGTGCCAGGGCTTCTCCGAGCCCGGGGCCGGCTCGGACCTTGCCTCGCTCCAGACTCGCGCCGTCAAGGACGGCGACGACTTCGTGATCAACGGCTCCAAGATCTGGACCTCTGGCGCGCAGTTCGCGAACTGGATGTTCATGCTCGCCCGCACCGACCCCGATGCGCCGAAGCACCGCGGCATTACCTACTTCCTCGTGGACATGAAGACCCCCGGGATCACCGTCCAGCCCCTGGTCACGATGGCAGGCACCGCGGTCTTCAACCAGGTCTTCTTCGACAACGTGCGCGTCCCGGCTAAGAACGTCGTCGGCGAGGTCAACCGCGGCTGGTATGTCGGCACTACGACCCTGGACTTCGAGCGCTCCGGTATCGGGTCGGCGGTCGGGACACGCCAGAACGTCGAGCGCATGATCAAGTGGGCGAAGGAGAACGTCGGCGGCCAGAGCATGCTCGACCGCAACCCGCTGGTGCGGCTGGAGCTCGCCGACAGGCTCATCGAGGCGCATGTCGCCAAGATGCTCTCCTACCGGGTCGTGCACATGCAGAACGTGGGCATGATCCCCAACCACGAGGCTTCGATGGCCAAGCTCTTCTCCTCGGAGCTCGGGCAGCGCATTGCCCGGACCGGGATGAAGATGATCGGCCTGTTCGGCCTTGCCTGGGACCCTCAGTCTCGCTACGCACCCAACCGGGCCCAGTACTCGCGCAGCTACGTAAGCAGCGTCTCCAGCACCATCGCCGGCGGGACGAGCGAGATCCAGCGCAACATCATCGCCCAGCGGGGCCTGGGACTGCCGAGGGACTGATCAGGCATCCAGGCTGGTCGGCTGCCGGCCGCAAGAGACCGGAACAGGAGAGGCCCGGGGACGACCCGGGCCTCTCCGCACAGTCAGGAGTGCGGCACCCTGGTGCCGCTCTCGGCAGCTGATTGGAGCGGCGCGCCCGGGTGCTTACGCTATCGGCCAGTTCGCGCGCACGTCGAGGTCGAGGCCCGCGCGGGCGCTTTCGGCGCGGTAGAAGGCGGCGGCGGCGATCATGGCGCCGTTGTCGGTACAGAGTGATATCGGCGGAGCCCAGACAGGCACCGGCGACTTTTCGGCCAGGGTCGCGCGTAGTGGCCCATTAGCGGCCACGCCGCCGGACAGGAGTACGCAGGCGGCGCCGTGCTCCCTGACGGCGCGCACGGTCTTCGTGACGAGCACGTCGACTACCGACTCCTGGAAGCCGGCCGCGATCTCCGGCACCGGATATTTCGCCTCCGCTGC is a window from the Dehalococcoidia bacterium genome containing:
- a CDS encoding acyl-CoA dehydrogenase family protein; translated protein: MRLTDSPEEAAWRKTVRDFLEKELPEALRPDRNPNASPFAGMGGEGAGPEVRGRPEARAGGAGFQLAAGPLGEWRQKLAARGWIAPAWPKEYGGAGLTTMEQFILNEEFAEMRAPQLGGMGVSMAGPTIIVHGTEEQKAEHLPKILRGETQWCQGFSEPGAGSDLASLQTRAVKDGDDFVINGSKIWTSGAQFANWMFMLARTDPDAPKHRGITYFLVDMKTPGITVQPLVTMAGTAVFNQVFFDNVRVPAKNVVGEVNRGWYVGTTTLDFERSGIGSAVGTRQNVERMIKWAKENVGGQSMLDRNPLVRLELADRLIEAHVAKMLSYRVVHMQNVGMIPNHEASMAKLFSSELGQRIARTGMKMIGLFGLAWDPQSRYAPNRAQYSRSYVSSVSSTIAGGTSEIQRNIIAQRGLGLPRD